TGGATCACCACCATGGCCACGCTGGCCCTGCTGCCTCTGGCCATGGGGCTGCTGCCTGCGTGGCATGTGCTGCCGAAGGCTTCCGGAGAAATGGAATGGCCGGTGATGGAGACGCCGCAGTTCAGCATCAATGCCGAGCCGGCTTTGACTGCGGGAAGCAGCAGAGCCATCCAGCCTGCCGCCGGCGCAGCCTTGCCTGTGCAGGCGCCGGCCCAGACCGCCTTTTCCTGGAATATTTCATGGCAGGATGTGGTAGAAAACATTCCCCTGGCCTGGATGCTTGTCGCATGCGGGTTGCTGCTGCGCCTCGCGCTCAGTGCGTGGCGGCTGCGGCATCTGGAGTCTTCTCTGCACCCAGGTGCCTGCCCCATGCTGGAGCAGGCGGCGCGTGAGCTGGGGCTGCGGCGCAGTCCGCTTCTGCTCATCGGCCCCGCCGATTCCGTGCCCATGGTCTGGGGTGTCTTCAGGCCACGGCTGCTGCTGCCACAGGGCTTTGAAAGCTGGCCTCATGAAAAGCAGCGCGGCGTGCTGCTGCACGAACTCGCGCATTTGAAGCGCGGAGATCCTCTCGCGCTCTGGCTGGCACAGTGGGTCAAGGCGCTGCACTGGTTCAATCCTCTGGCCTGGCTGACCCTGCGCCAGCTGCGTGCCGACCAGGAGCGCGCGTGCGACGATGCCGTTATGCGCCAGGGCGTGCGTGCCAGCGACTACGCACAGTCGTTGCTGGATCTCAGCCGCCACAACCGCATCGCACCGGGGCTCTCGCTCTGCGCATTGACGATCACGCGCTGCGCTCCGGTGGAGGGGCGTGTGAAAGCCATCCTGGACCCCGTTCGTCGGCGCGAAGGTCCCACCCTGCGCTGGCTAGCCGGGATTGCCGGCTGCGCCCTGCTTTTCGCCCTGCCCGTGGCCATGCTCCAAGCCATCGAAGGCCCCGTCCTTCGCGGCCGCATCCTGGATCGCAACGGCGTGGTGCTGGCGGAAAGCACGAAGGAGAAAGTGCGGGTGTATCCGCTCAAGACGCTGGCGGCGCACATGGTTGGCTACGTCCGCACACCTGATCAGAAGCATGCGCAGATCTATGGCGGGGCAGGTTTGGAAGTGAAGCAGGATGCCGCGCTGGCTGCGGGCAGGGATGTGGCTCTGACGCTTGATGCGCGCATTCAGGCCCTCACGATGCAGGCGATGAAGGACGGCGGTGTTGAGCGCGGCGCGACCGTGATGCTCGATCCTCGCACAGGTGAAATTCTGGCCTCTGTCTCACTGCCAAGTTTTGACCCGAACGATTTCATTCCTTCCATCAGTCACGAAAACTGGGATCGTTACCTCAAGGATCAGGACATCCCACTGTTCAATCGTTGCTTCAGAGGACTTTACCCTCCCGCATCCACCTTCACTCTGTTGACTGCCATGGCTGGGTTTTCCACCGGGTTGAGGAATGAGCATTATCAATGCACTGGTTCGGTCACCTACGGCACCCGCGTACTCCAGTGCTGGAAGGGAGTCCGTGATGAGACCGGTCATGGAACTCTGGATCTGAAAGGGGCCGTGCGCGACTCTTGCAACTGCTATTGGTATCAGTTTGGCAATGCGACCCGTGTGGGTGCTTTTGAAAAGCTGTTTGACGCCCTCGGTTTCAATCAAAACTACGGCCTTGTGTCGCATGAGTCGACAGCAATCCTGCCGAGCGAAGCCCAACTGAAAAAAGGCAGTCCTTCTCAGGGACAGGTGAATATGGCAAACCTGGCCATCGGCCAAGGGCTCACGCTGCTTTCCCCGGTCCACCTTGGTATTCTGGCCGCCACAGTGGCCAATGGCGGCAAGGTGCCGCAGCCCAGCCTGATGAAAAGGCAGGCCACCATGCCCTGGCATGTCGAACTTGCTGATCAAGGTGTCACTGCGGACAGCATGGAATTGCTTCGGCAGGGCATGCGAGCGGTGGTCAATGACCCCGCCGGGACTGGGAAGTCTGCGAAGAGCGACAAGGTCGTGATTGCCGCCAAAACAGGCACCGCGCAGTGGAAATTATCCTCGGATCAAAAGCTGGGATTGATGATCGGCTTTGCTCCGTATGACCAGCCGCAGATCGCGTTTGCGGTGATCTATGAAGGCCGCTCAGGCGAAGCCGTCAGTGGTGGAGCCCTCTGCGGGCCGGTCATTAAACGCATCGTGGAGGAGACGCTGGCGCTCCCGGCGGATGGTTCCGGTGAAGTGAAACCGGTGGAAGATGAGGTGACTCCGCTAAAGCAGGCCCAGATTGAGTTTGATTCCCACGCTGAAGAAATCAGGCGCGAGTTTCAGCTGCTGTTTAAAGAGCGCAGCGGCACATGTACGTTGAAACAGATCGATGTCCGGCACGGACGGGTGACCATTTTTGGAGAGGCCGTGGAGATGGCTGCGGCGCTGGGATTCAAGGATGCGCTTCCACAGATCGCAAAAAAATGGGAGATGGAATGGAGCTTTCCTGTTCCCCAGCCTCTGGAGGATGGGAAACGCGTGAAGTTCATGGCCGAGGGGGTCTGCAAAGGAAGCGTGGAAAATGCAGCTCCATCAAAGACGAAGACCACCACAAGCGACG
Above is a window of Prosthecobacter vanneervenii DNA encoding:
- a CDS encoding penicillin-binding transpeptidase domain-containing protein, with protein sequence MNAAPFRDLLFHTALKGTAVLVVALLLGLALHRMAAARRYALWITTMATLALLPLAMGLLPAWHVLPKASGEMEWPVMETPQFSINAEPALTAGSSRAIQPAAGAALPVQAPAQTAFSWNISWQDVVENIPLAWMLVACGLLLRLALSAWRLRHLESSLHPGACPMLEQAARELGLRRSPLLLIGPADSVPMVWGVFRPRLLLPQGFESWPHEKQRGVLLHELAHLKRGDPLALWLAQWVKALHWFNPLAWLTLRQLRADQERACDDAVMRQGVRASDYAQSLLDLSRHNRIAPGLSLCALTITRCAPVEGRVKAILDPVRRREGPTLRWLAGIAGCALLFALPVAMLQAIEGPVLRGRILDRNGVVLAESTKEKVRVYPLKTLAAHMVGYVRTPDQKHAQIYGGAGLEVKQDAALAAGRDVALTLDARIQALTMQAMKDGGVERGATVMLDPRTGEILASVSLPSFDPNDFIPSISHENWDRYLKDQDIPLFNRCFRGLYPPASTFTLLTAMAGFSTGLRNEHYQCTGSVTYGTRVLQCWKGVRDETGHGTLDLKGAVRDSCNCYWYQFGNATRVGAFEKLFDALGFNQNYGLVSHESTAILPSEAQLKKGSPSQGQVNMANLAIGQGLTLLSPVHLGILAATVANGGKVPQPSLMKRQATMPWHVELADQGVTADSMELLRQGMRAVVNDPAGTGKSAKSDKVVIAAKTGTAQWKLSSDQKLGLMIGFAPYDQPQIAFAVIYEGRSGEAVSGGALCGPVIKRIVEETLALPADGSGEVKPVEDEVTPLKQAQIEFDSHAEEIRREFQLLFKERSGTCTLKQIDVRHGRVTIFGEAVEMAAALGFKDALPQIAKKWEMEWSFPVPQPLEDGKRVKFMAEGVCKGSVENAAPSKTKTTTSDADRSIVMDPQVADLWKRLKRKGWLADLPAEAIVLDGNTERLEQYLPGTHRLFRFSLPQEAARRWLEDSIFVEGQREKLLRWPRLPASLNGTFTAANNCTVIVSGVNGETVQVVVFQRSIPPDEPGKNRPFQKPRPFRPILIAPDESQEPLPAGRLAPEYHGKGFTQAEAMPTLEVALPTLRPEISPQEVPLPTFRPEPGQHRLRVAEPLSVSLPQLPHPVDRFKGELSEESQKAITRSYRLTQMHSLLISSRMQQALIVKPPKA